One window of the Limisphaerales bacterium genome contains the following:
- a CDS encoding sigma-70 family RNA polymerase sigma factor: MSMVIAGMADCATRNEVDELIESDASILRRIQNGEPEAFEILVARYKNRVFGILTHYERDAHKVEDLAQDTFLKAWRNLKQYRAQSPFEYWISRIASNVARDHLRRIQRRIRETSFEDLGESSIDWLSTGNVNRQLNVHEARQLLEYAMNALTPLSRVILTMREIEGRSLKEVSKFTGQSVDSVKVRCHRAKVKMRETLQHLQEKENRALASKQTDWQLFLEVAPMAV, translated from the coding sequence ATGAGCATGGTGATCGCGGGAATGGCCGATTGCGCAACGCGCAATGAAGTTGACGAATTGATCGAATCGGATGCCTCGATCCTGCGCCGTATTCAAAATGGCGAGCCGGAGGCGTTTGAGATTTTGGTTGCCCGTTATAAAAATCGGGTGTTTGGAATCCTCACCCATTACGAGCGCGACGCGCACAAAGTTGAAGACCTCGCGCAAGACACTTTTCTCAAAGCGTGGCGCAATCTGAAACAATACCGCGCCCAATCGCCCTTCGAGTATTGGATTTCTCGCATTGCCAGCAACGTGGCGCGCGATCATCTGCGGCGCATCCAGCGGCGCATTCGCGAAACCAGCTTCGAGGATCTGGGCGAGAGCTCCATCGATTGGCTGAGCACCGGCAACGTGAATCGTCAGCTCAATGTGCATGAAGCGCGCCAACTGCTTGAGTACGCGATGAATGCGCTCACCCCCCTCAGCCGCGTGATCCTCACGATGCGCGAGATCGAAGGTCGCAGCCTGAAAGAGGTTAGCAAATTCACCGGCCAATCCGTCGACTCCGTAAAAGTCCGTTGCCATCGCGCAAAAGTTAAAATGCGCGAGACCCTCCAGCACCTTCAGGAAAAAGAAAACCGCGCCCTCGCCTCAAAGCAAACTGATTGGCAGCTGTTTTTGGAAGTTGCCCCGATGGCTGTTTAG
- a CDS encoding thioredoxin family protein, translating into MKPIKHYSTRMALAVMFSTLFVSTALAEEGWLVDFEKAKAQAAKEGKPILMEFTGSDWCPPCKALHKNVLVKDIFKNEMPKHYILLKLDSPRDKSKTTDAEKAQYKELSAHYKVRGVPSIFLTDAEGKPFFSNSGYGGQSADEWVEQMVGKSRIPKALAQAEKAKGIERAKLLDTALTLMGSKFANESHSEKIDEIIKLDAKNKAGLKVKYEGARKAAVFKDALTQIMSDNRGAKTEVLIAKVDALVNKEKATGESLQQALFMQSSIMFQAKKKDEAEKLLIKAQKAAPKSDTAKRIDQILKQYFGKKNSI; encoded by the coding sequence ATGAAACCCATTAAACATTACTCCACCCGCATGGCGCTGGCCGTCATGTTTTCCACGCTGTTCGTGAGCACCGCCCTAGCCGAAGAAGGCTGGTTGGTGGACTTCGAAAAAGCCAAAGCCCAAGCCGCCAAGGAAGGCAAACCCATCCTGATGGAATTCACCGGTTCAGACTGGTGCCCGCCCTGCAAAGCACTGCACAAAAACGTGTTGGTGAAAGACATCTTCAAAAATGAAATGCCCAAGCATTACATTTTGCTGAAGCTCGACAGCCCGCGCGATAAATCCAAAACCACCGACGCGGAAAAGGCCCAGTACAAAGAACTATCTGCCCATTACAAAGTGCGCGGCGTGCCGTCGATTTTCCTAACCGACGCTGAAGGCAAACCCTTCTTTTCCAACTCCGGCTATGGCGGCCAATCCGCTGATGAATGGGTGGAACAAATGGTCGGCAAATCCCGCATCCCCAAAGCATTGGCCCAAGCTGAAAAAGCCAAGGGCATTGAGCGGGCTAAACTACTCGACACTGCGCTGACGCTGATGGGTTCCAAATTCGCCAACGAAAGCCACAGTGAAAAGATTGATGAAATCATCAAGCTCGATGCAAAGAATAAAGCCGGCCTCAAAGTTAAATACGAAGGCGCCCGTAAGGCTGCCGTTTTCAAGGATGCGCTCACGCAAATCATGAGCGACAATCGCGGCGCCAAGACCGAGGTGCTGATTGCCAAAGTCGATGCTCTGGTGAACAAAGAAAAAGCCACCGGTGAATCCCTGCAACAAGCATTGTTTATGCAATCCTCCATTATGTTCCAAGCCAAGAAAAAGGATGAAGCCGAGAAGCTCCTGATCAAGGCCCAAAAAGCCGCACCCAAGAGCGATACGGCCAAGCGCATTGATCAAATACTGAAACAATACTTCGGCAAGAAAAACTCCATCTAA
- a CDS encoding mechanosensitive ion channel translates to MDRIREYTQENLPIIIHVWGPKILMAAALLFVFWIASRIVRKTISAAGEKASLDYSVVRLLAMAARVTLLVAGLITALGTLGVDVSALVAGLGLTGFALGFAVKDTISNILAGVLLLVYRPFSKQDFVEVKGMSGEVTAIDLRYTTLQHAGQKILLPNSLLFTNPITIGKAESDEG, encoded by the coding sequence ATGGATCGCATTAGGGAATACACTCAGGAAAATTTACCCATTATCATTCATGTTTGGGGGCCGAAAATTTTAATGGCGGCCGCGCTGCTCTTTGTCTTTTGGATTGCCTCACGCATTGTCCGCAAAACCATCTCCGCCGCCGGCGAGAAAGCCTCCCTTGATTATTCCGTCGTGCGCCTGTTGGCGATGGCCGCCCGTGTCACGCTGTTGGTCGCCGGCCTCATCACCGCGCTCGGCACACTGGGCGTGGATGTCTCTGCCCTTGTCGCTGGCCTTGGTCTCACCGGTTTCGCCCTCGGCTTCGCGGTGAAAGACACCATCTCCAACATCCTCGCCGGTGTGTTGCTGCTCGTCTACCGCCCCTTTTCCAAACAGGATTTCGTGGAAGTCAAAGGCATGTCCGGCGAAGTCACCGCCATCGACCTTCGCTACACCACCCTGCAACACGCCGGCCAAAAAATCCTCCTCCCCAATTCCCTCCTCTTCACCAACCCCATCACCATCGGCAAAGCCGAGAGCGACGAAGGTTAG
- a CDS encoding pentapeptide repeat-containing protein — protein MPNPLRPNLRRSNLRRSNLRRSNLRRSNLRRSNLRRSNLRRSNLRRSNLRRSNLRRSRLCRW, from the coding sequence GTGCCCAATCCGTTACGCCCTAACCTTCGTCGATCTAACCTTCGTCGATCTAACCTTCGTCGATCTAACCTTCGTCGATCTAACCTTCGTCGATCTAACCTTCGTCGATCTAACCTTCGTCGATCTAACCTTCGTCGCTCTAACCTTCGTCGCTCTAACCTTCGTCGCTCTCGGCTTTGCCGATGGTGA
- a CDS encoding DUF1080 domain-containing protein, translated as MYSKLLGVLLWVGLAGGALAEPILQPLFNGKDLSGWKVPAGNDAAGWYKAVDGVLKIQSGPKKKGSVLWTEKKYGNFMMELEFRFGEGVVDSGVHVRNADQIQIGISGSLKRDMTCSPYIPGKGYPVEAKNIKKLLKAKDWNRMRIQAIGKEYTVWLQGEKVMTYKSDSAIKEGPIGIQLHGNRNMAIDYRKLGILQLK; from the coding sequence ATGTACTCCAAGCTTTTGGGTGTGTTGTTGTGGGTCGGGTTGGCCGGCGGGGCATTGGCGGAGCCGATTCTTCAACCCCTGTTTAACGGCAAGGATCTTTCCGGCTGGAAAGTGCCCGCAGGCAATGACGCGGCCGGTTGGTACAAGGCGGTCGATGGCGTATTGAAAATTCAAAGTGGGCCGAAGAAGAAGGGCTCGGTGCTTTGGACGGAAAAGAAGTACGGCAATTTCATGATGGAGCTGGAGTTCCGCTTTGGCGAAGGCGTGGTGGACAGCGGCGTGCACGTGCGCAATGCCGACCAGATTCAGATCGGCATCAGCGGCTCGCTCAAGCGCGACATGACCTGCTCGCCCTACATCCCCGGCAAGGGCTATCCGGTGGAGGCCAAGAATATCAAGAAACTGCTGAAGGCAAAGGACTGGAACCGCATGCGCATTCAGGCCATCGGCAAGGAATACACCGTGTGGTTGCAGGGCGAAAAGGTGATGACCTACAAAAGCGACTCGGCCATCAAGGAAGGCCCCATCGGCATTCAACTGCACGGCAACCGCAACATGGCGATCGACTATCGCAAGCTCGGCATTCTCCAACTCAAATAA
- a CDS encoding Gfo/Idh/MocA family oxidoreductase, whose amino-acid sequence MNKVSRRDFVKTSAAVSSFFVLPSGLRANSPNSRICTAHIGTGGKGRVDTGQLLDHAHAQAVGFCDVDRARGMADSWLSKHKSAKFFQDYREMLTALGDKVDVVSISTPDHTHYPATMAAMKLGKHVYTQKPLTHKLTEARELAEFAAEKKLTTQMGIQNQSRAPYRFTRHHIKAGIIGKIKKVYVWSFKNWGYDGKPYAEESPIPETLDWNLWLGTAPVRKFTSKVYHPGQWRKILDYGCGTLGDMGIHIFDTPFKSLDLTDPLWVEAECRAPNGFGHAEQNKVHYGFKPTKYTTDDFTFTWWDGEGAPRHGGNPDLQLPNGDKLPKQGALYVGEGGRMVLPHCAAPTFYPDSVLKDADTKAFGNVNHYTQFLDAIEGKDKTLAGFDYAGPLAESLCLGVVACQFPGKRLQWDSKKMHVPNLAAANPMLEGKYRKF is encoded by the coding sequence ATGAACAAAGTATCCCGTAGAGATTTCGTTAAAACATCCGCCGCCGTCAGTAGCTTTTTTGTGCTGCCCTCCGGGTTACGGGCGAACTCGCCCAATAGCCGGATTTGCACCGCCCACATCGGCACCGGCGGCAAGGGCCGCGTGGATACCGGCCAATTGCTCGATCACGCGCACGCGCAGGCCGTTGGGTTTTGTGATGTGGACCGCGCGCGGGGCATGGCCGATTCCTGGCTCTCCAAGCACAAGAGCGCGAAGTTTTTCCAGGACTACCGCGAGATGCTTACGGCCCTTGGCGACAAGGTGGATGTGGTGTCCATCTCCACGCCGGATCACACGCATTACCCGGCCACCATGGCGGCGATGAAGCTCGGCAAGCACGTCTACACGCAGAAACCGCTTACCCACAAACTCACCGAAGCGCGCGAGCTGGCGGAATTTGCCGCGGAGAAAAAGCTCACCACTCAGATGGGCATTCAGAACCAATCCCGTGCGCCCTACCGGTTTACCCGCCACCACATCAAGGCCGGCATCATCGGCAAGATCAAGAAGGTCTACGTGTGGTCGTTCAAGAATTGGGGCTATGACGGCAAACCCTACGCCGAAGAATCGCCCATTCCCGAAACGCTCGACTGGAATCTCTGGCTGGGCACCGCGCCGGTGCGGAAGTTTACCTCGAAGGTCTATCACCCCGGCCAATGGCGCAAGATCCTCGACTACGGCTGCGGCACGTTGGGCGACATGGGCATCCACATTTTCGATACGCCCTTCAAATCGCTGGACCTCACTGACCCGCTCTGGGTCGAGGCCGAATGCCGCGCGCCCAACGGCTTTGGGCACGCCGAGCAAAACAAGGTGCATTACGGCTTTAAGCCCACGAAATATACCACCGACGATTTCACCTTCACGTGGTGGGATGGCGAAGGTGCCCCGCGCCATGGCGGCAATCCGGATCTCCAACTGCCCAACGGCGACAAGCTGCCCAAGCAGGGCGCCCTCTACGTCGGCGAAGGCGGCCGCATGGTCCTGCCGCACTGCGCCGCGCCGACCTTTTACCCGGATTCCGTGCTGAAGGATGCGGACACGAAGGCCTTCGGCAACGTCAACCATTACACGCAGTTTCTCGACGCCATTGAGGGCAAAGACAAAACCCTCGCCGGCTTCGACTACGCCGGTCCGCTGGCGGAATCCCTCTGCCTCGGCGTGGTGGCCTGTCAATTCCCCGGCAAACGCCTGCAATGGGACTCCAAGAAAATGCACGTCCCCAACCTCGCCGCCGCCAACCCAATGCTCGAAGGCAAGTACCGGAAGTTTTAG
- a CDS encoding mandelate racemase/muconate lactonizing enzyme domain-containing protein, translating to MPQSPITITSAEVIDLRVPTSDQMLGSDPFHKAPDYSSAVLHLETDSDLRGVSVVFTIGAGTDWMCHGIRDLCQLVVGTRLDEFTAAPFQLYRRLIDHHQLRWLHDGVFRMAAGAVLNAMWDLWAKSLNQPLWKLLVDLEPEFVADCIDWRNLGDALTREEAIALLQARRAEVPQRETAMAERGPKAYCTAGWLGLSDEDILGTIRKLQAEGFDAFKLKVGQDSAQDVARIRFMRDAIGSDAQLMVDANQFWGLAEAKQHIELYRPFDLKWVEEPIARDDVLGYVELAETFADASFDFACGEQAASPVIFKQLLKSGAIRYCQIDAVRVAGVNDVMAIILLAAKYGVPVCPHGGGIALCNMIQHYGMWDQIAVAGHSDTQLVEYIDFLQDAVEHPVAVRDGCYVTPSAPGWGLEFRSEFIDQHRYPDGAHWINRPSNKKGVHFEAR from the coding sequence ATGCCCCAATCTCCCATCACCATTACTTCGGCCGAGGTCATTGATCTGCGCGTGCCCACCTCGGACCAAATGCTGGGTTCCGATCCCTTTCATAAAGCACCGGATTATTCCTCGGCTGTACTGCATCTGGAAACTGATTCCGATCTGCGCGGTGTGTCGGTGGTGTTCACTATCGGCGCGGGCACGGACTGGATGTGCCACGGCATCCGCGACCTCTGCCAACTCGTGGTGGGCACGCGGCTCGATGAATTCACCGCCGCCCCGTTCCAACTCTACCGGCGCCTGATCGATCATCATCAACTGCGCTGGCTGCACGACGGCGTGTTTCGCATGGCCGCCGGCGCCGTGTTGAATGCCATGTGGGATCTGTGGGCCAAATCCCTCAATCAACCGCTCTGGAAATTGCTCGTGGATTTGGAGCCGGAATTCGTTGCCGACTGCATCGACTGGCGCAACCTCGGCGATGCCCTCACGCGCGAGGAAGCCATTGCCCTCCTGCAAGCCCGCCGCGCCGAGGTGCCCCAACGCGAAACCGCCATGGCCGAGCGCGGGCCCAAGGCCTACTGCACCGCCGGTTGGCTGGGCCTGAGCGATGAAGACATTCTCGGCACCATCCGCAAACTGCAGGCCGAAGGGTTCGATGCCTTCAAGCTCAAAGTCGGGCAGGACTCCGCCCAAGACGTGGCGCGCATTCGCTTCATGCGCGACGCCATCGGGTCGGACGCCCAACTGATGGTCGATGCCAACCAATTCTGGGGATTGGCCGAGGCCAAGCAACACATCGAGCTATACCGGCCGTTTGATCTGAAGTGGGTCGAGGAACCCATCGCCCGCGACGACGTGCTCGGTTATGTGGAATTGGCCGAGACCTTCGCCGATGCCTCCTTTGATTTTGCCTGTGGCGAACAAGCGGCGTCCCCAGTGATCTTCAAGCAACTCCTCAAAAGCGGCGCCATTCGTTACTGCCAAATCGATGCCGTCCGCGTCGCGGGCGTGAACGACGTGATGGCGATCATTCTGCTGGCCGCCAAGTACGGCGTGCCCGTCTGCCCGCACGGTGGCGGCATCGCCCTGTGCAACATGATTCAGCACTACGGCATGTGGGATCAGATCGCCGTGGCCGGCCATTCCGACACGCAACTGGTGGAGTACATCGATTTCCTGCAAGACGCCGTCGAGCATCCCGTGGCCGTGCGCGATGGCTGCTACGTCACCCCTTCGGCCCCCGGTTGGGGGCTGGAGTTTCGGTCGGAATTCATAGATCAACACCGCTACCCTGATGGAGCGCATTGGATCAACCGCCCCTCAAACAAAAAGGGCGTCCATTTCGAAGCACGCTAA
- a CDS encoding DUF1552 domain-containing protein has translation MNRKTQSTRRTFLKAAGVAIALPPLESFGTPAAAQPPMGLVCICTGLGMNPATFFPKTFGKDFTPSPVLAPLAPLRDDLTVFSHMDHPSIFTKHGGMNSFLSGVDAKKARTGENQSLDQVAAAHVGYRTRFPSVHISLGGSQGSSWTASGIKVREESDPLLLFKKLFVTDSPAARKARQLELDRQGSVLDLVRGQAKRLEHSINAADKAKLEEYLTAIREAEERIQGIQRWQKIPKPKVAVNDTVHPHGGMDYSTLSPLMFDLLHLALQNDSSRVFTAGFGMHNHVIELDGVTGGYHGLSHHGNLPDRLRELQIIETFYMKQMARFVQRLKDTRTQDANLLDRTMVLFGSGLGDAARHSNRNLPMVLAGGGFQHRGHVDAMRPDHSQTPLNNLYTTMLQNFGVETERFNGATGTFDLS, from the coding sequence ATGAACCGGAAAACTCAATCGACCCGCCGGACTTTTCTCAAGGCGGCGGGCGTTGCCATTGCCCTGCCTCCGCTTGAATCCTTCGGAACGCCGGCCGCCGCCCAGCCGCCGATGGGGCTGGTGTGCATCTGCACCGGATTGGGGATGAACCCAGCCACCTTTTTTCCGAAAACTTTTGGGAAAGATTTCACACCTTCGCCGGTGCTCGCCCCGCTCGCGCCGTTGCGAGATGACCTGACCGTGTTTTCCCACATGGATCACCCCTCCATCTTCACCAAGCACGGCGGGATGAATTCCTTCCTCAGTGGCGTGGATGCGAAAAAGGCGCGGACGGGCGAAAATCAATCCCTCGACCAAGTAGCGGCGGCGCACGTCGGATACCGGACGCGATTTCCTTCGGTCCACATTTCTCTGGGAGGCAGTCAGGGCAGTTCATGGACGGCATCGGGAATCAAGGTGCGCGAGGAGAGCGATCCTTTGCTGTTGTTCAAAAAACTGTTTGTGACCGACTCCCCCGCTGCCCGCAAAGCCCGCCAGCTTGAACTTGATCGGCAGGGCAGCGTGCTGGATCTCGTCCGCGGCCAGGCGAAACGTCTGGAGCACAGCATCAACGCGGCGGACAAAGCCAAGCTCGAGGAATACCTGACCGCCATTCGCGAAGCCGAGGAACGCATCCAAGGCATTCAACGCTGGCAGAAAATTCCAAAACCCAAAGTGGCCGTGAACGACACGGTCCACCCACACGGCGGGATGGACTACAGCACCCTTTCGCCGTTGATGTTCGACCTACTCCATCTGGCGCTGCAAAACGATTCCAGCCGCGTCTTCACCGCGGGCTTCGGCATGCACAACCACGTCATCGAACTGGACGGCGTGACCGGCGGTTACCATGGCCTCAGCCATCACGGCAATCTGCCCGACCGATTGCGGGAGCTTCAAATCATTGAGACGTTTTACATGAAACAGATGGCCCGCTTCGTGCAACGCCTCAAGGACACCCGGACGCAGGACGCCAACCTGCTGGACCGCACCATGGTGCTGTTCGGCAGTGGTCTGGGTGATGCCGCCCGCCATTCAAACCGCAACCTGCCCATGGTTCTCGCCGGAGGCGGATTCCAGCACCGCGGTCACGTGGACGCCATGCGGCCCGACCACAGTCAGACGCCCTTGAACAATCTTTACACCACCATGCTGCAAAATTTCGGCGTGGAAACCGAACGGTTCAACGGCGCCACGGGCACCTTCGACTTAAGCTAG
- a CDS encoding DUF1592 domain-containing protein, translating into MLLTALTTRADGDAATHKEFFKTHCLKCHGPDKQKGDVRLDRFEAIDPELWLRVSEQLSLREMPPEDEPQPSDPARAAFTALALSKAAKDKPTRASGLRRLNKREYSNTLRDLLGLRNGTFDPAEYVYDDEIDHGFDTEAEQLVISNELLIEYMAAARKSLQYALFSPGATKPSPQTIQVPLHRVTGTSSRYINTAKNYAIGRSGGKAKLFDGSPSRVPAYPGRYQLTVTASAVDRKFYPIPFTPEQGPILMGFGVMQEVSDSLSAQGTLHRTFELKDDKAQTFRFNSWIDRNHFPYLTFKNGSSKPITQIRSNIRRKNLPPSALKQPYRGPGIKITRFTIEGPFYDEWPPPSFRATYDAETVPDLSQATEREQLIMRFAKRAFRRPVTQAEIRPYLDFLEKEHRARHDWHEALIETLSAILSSIDFLYIHDAGNAATLSAHGLANRLSYFLWSSMPDAQLMALADSGELLKPAVLQKQVQRLLADPRAIEFSRSFADQWLALDTLGTMPPDVKNPQYRSYFRNNLEAAMKEETRAFFHHVLRENRSIADFIDSDYSFLNKSLAQLYDIPFAGGAQLVRTPFPPNTPRGGLLGHGSILTLTSNGVETSPVVRGHWVLAEMLGTPPPPAPKEVPALVPDLNGATTVREQLAKHRTNAACVECHRKMDPIGMSLEAYDPIGRLRVRYENKQPVTTYGTFKGTDIEGVQDLKRILLQDLRPFAYNLTVRLAEYAKGRQLDAADFVVVNKIVDQAADHRHPLRHLVEAIATGDLLRQR; encoded by the coding sequence ATGCTACTGACGGCCCTCACCACGCGGGCAGACGGAGACGCGGCGACTCACAAAGAATTTTTCAAAACCCACTGCCTCAAATGTCACGGACCCGACAAACAAAAGGGCGACGTGCGACTGGACCGGTTTGAAGCCATCGATCCGGAGCTATGGTTGCGGGTATCCGAACAGTTGTCCCTCCGGGAAATGCCTCCCGAAGATGAACCTCAACCCTCTGATCCCGCGCGCGCCGCATTCACCGCCCTCGCCCTGAGCAAGGCGGCCAAGGACAAACCGACTCGCGCATCGGGACTGCGGCGGCTCAATAAACGGGAGTACAGCAACACCCTCCGCGACCTCCTGGGTTTGCGAAACGGAACGTTTGATCCGGCCGAATACGTTTATGACGACGAGATCGATCACGGCTTCGACACCGAAGCCGAGCAATTGGTAATCTCCAACGAACTGCTCATCGAATACATGGCCGCCGCGCGGAAGAGTCTGCAATACGCGCTCTTTTCACCCGGCGCCACTAAGCCTTCCCCGCAAACGATTCAGGTGCCGCTGCATCGCGTCACCGGCACTTCAAGCCGTTATATCAACACCGCGAAGAACTACGCCATCGGCCGTTCCGGCGGCAAAGCCAAGCTCTTTGACGGCTCCCCCAGTCGCGTGCCGGCGTACCCCGGCCGATACCAACTCACCGTCACCGCATCCGCCGTGGACCGGAAATTCTACCCCATTCCCTTTACGCCGGAACAGGGGCCGATCCTGATGGGCTTCGGCGTCATGCAGGAAGTCTCCGACTCCCTATCCGCCCAAGGCACCCTCCATCGCACCTTCGAACTCAAGGATGATAAGGCGCAAACCTTCCGCTTCAACAGCTGGATTGATCGGAATCATTTTCCCTACCTCACCTTCAAGAACGGTTCATCAAAACCCATCACCCAAATCCGCTCCAACATCCGGCGCAAAAACCTTCCGCCCTCTGCCCTCAAGCAACCCTATCGCGGGCCCGGCATCAAAATCACCCGCTTCACCATCGAGGGCCCCTTTTATGACGAATGGCCGCCCCCATCTTTCCGCGCCACCTACGACGCCGAGACCGTGCCGGATCTCAGTCAGGCGACCGAACGCGAGCAACTCATTATGCGGTTCGCCAAACGCGCCTTCCGCCGGCCCGTCACCCAAGCGGAAATCCGGCCTTACCTTGATTTTCTGGAGAAAGAACACCGGGCCCGACACGACTGGCACGAGGCGCTCATCGAAACGCTCTCCGCCATCCTGTCCTCCATCGATTTCCTTTACATCCACGATGCCGGTAACGCCGCCACCCTTTCCGCCCATGGTCTGGCCAACCGCCTCTCCTACTTCCTTTGGAGCAGCATGCCCGATGCCCAACTGATGGCCTTGGCCGATTCCGGAGAACTCCTCAAGCCGGCCGTCCTCCAGAAACAAGTCCAACGCCTCCTCGCCGATCCCCGCGCCATTGAATTCAGTCGCAGCTTTGCGGATCAATGGCTCGCCCTCGACACCCTCGGCACAATGCCACCGGACGTAAAGAATCCGCAGTACCGGAGCTATTTCCGAAACAATCTGGAAGCGGCCATGAAAGAAGAAACCCGCGCCTTTTTTCATCACGTGCTCCGGGAAAACCGCAGTATCGCCGACTTCATCGATTCCGATTATTCCTTCCTGAACAAAAGTCTCGCTCAACTCTACGACATCCCCTTTGCCGGAGGCGCCCAACTCGTCCGCACCCCCTTCCCTCCGAACACGCCGCGCGGGGGGCTGCTTGGTCACGGCAGTATCCTCACCCTCACCTCCAACGGCGTCGAAACCTCCCCCGTCGTGCGGGGTCACTGGGTGCTGGCCGAAATGCTCGGCACCCCGCCACCGCCCGCGCCCAAAGAAGTACCCGCCCTCGTGCCCGACCTCAACGGAGCCACCACCGTCCGCGAACAACTCGCCAAGCATCGCACCAATGCCGCCTGCGTCGAATGCCACCGCAAAATGGACCCCATCGGCATGTCCCTCGAAGCCTACGACCCCATCGGCCGACTGCGTGTCCGGTACGAAAACAAACAACCCGTCACCACCTACGGCACCTTTAAGGGCACGGACATTGAAGGCGTGCAGGATCTGAAACGAATCCTTCTGCAAGACCTGCGCCCCTTCGCCTACAACCTGACCGTTCGCCTTGCCGAATACGCCAAAGGCCGACAGCTCGACGCCGCCGATTTCGTCGTAGTCAACAAAATCGTGGACCAAGCCGCCGACCACCGGCATCCCCTGCGCCACCTCGTCGAAGCCATCGCCACCGGGGATCTGTTGCGGCAGCGTTAG